The Xenopus tropicalis strain Nigerian chromosome 7, UCB_Xtro_10.0, whole genome shotgun sequence genome includes a region encoding these proteins:
- the lsr gene encoding lipolysis-stimulated lipoprotein receptor precursor (The RefSeq protein has 1 substitution compared to this genomic sequence), which produces MEGTAIPALIGCLVLLSGSSHGIQVTVQNPFNVVILFQPITLKCTYQTSSTQPPIVMWKYKSFCRDRLTDALNPASQDAQINSQLQQNNPGFNPYVECQDSSRTVRIVATKQGSSVTLGDFYQGRRITITNTADLTIEQTAWGDSGVYYCSVISNQDLGGNNEAYSELLVLGRTSGISQVEILPDFQIGDMEDWLFVVLVVLGGFLVFLLIGVCWCQCCPHTCCCYVRCPCCPEKCCCPRALYEAGKAATAGAPSIYAPSVYAPSMYSHPSQVKIPPPGSVIQMGPVPPMYNGYGMDYDAASSVGGHSSQAPLIRDNDGVTSVRSGYRIQANQQDDSMRVLYYMEKELANFDPARPGEQNNRFEKASAMSEISSLHDDERRNNLRNDMGRLRNQGMTPIRDVEEESLLGSEYRRPPSSRQDPYDDRFRGGPPLERRGRAHSVDDLDDYDRRDRYAHRDQPPDNRNRVRRNSDDDHSSRGYGRGNQSRSPDPRDDYYGGRRSRSRDDLSDLDRHPRDQEYDDRFLEDVLRRKQQRAGSRDGLDNVGKNGRSDGRKNRNDDDGFPPPPPPYTETESVSSRGKKLKRGEALSRESLIV; this is translated from the exons ATGGAAGGGACTGCGATTCCCGCCCTTATAGGTTGCTTGGTCCTGCTTTCAG GGTCGTCCCATGGAATTCAAGTTACCGTGCAAAACCCCTTCAACGTGGTCATTTTATTCCAGCCAATCACCTTAAAGTGCACTTACCAAACCTCCTCCACGCAGCCGCCAATCGTGATGTGGAAATACAAGTCGTTCTGTCGTGATCGCCTGACGGACGCTCTCAACCCGGCGAGCCAAGATGCGCAGATCAATAGCCAGCTGCAGCAGAATAACCCCGGCTTCAACCCCTACGTGGAGTGTCAGGACAGTTCCAGGACGGTGAGGATCGTGGCCACCAAGCAAGGGAGCAGCGTCACACTGGGAGACTTCTACCAAGGGCGGAGAATCACAATAACCAACA CCGCAGATCTGACCATTGAGCAGACAGCATGGGGCGACAGCGGCGTGTATTACTGCTCCGTTATATCCAATCAGGATCTCGGAGGGAATAACGAGGCCTACTCTGAGCTTTTGGTACTGG GTAGAACGTCAGGGATCTCTCAAGTTGAAATTTTGCCAGACTTTCAGATAGGGGACATGGAAG ACTGGCTCTTCGTCGTTCTTGTGGTCCTTGGCGGCTTCCTTGTTTTTCTGCTCATTGGAGTTTGCTGGTGCCAGTGCTGCCCACACACCTGCTGCTGTTACGTGCGCTGCCCGTGTTGCCCGGAGAAATGCTGCTGCCCTCGAGCAT TGTATGAAGCAGGAAAGGCAGCTACTGCCGGAGCCCCTAGTATCTATGCTCCCAGTGTCTATGCCCCATCAATGTACTCCCATCCAAGCCAAGTGAAGATACCCCCGCCAGGTTCTGTGATCCAGATGGGACCAGTGCCGCCCATGTACAATGGATATGGAATGGATTATGATGCAGCAAGTTCAG tgggCGGACACAGCTCCCAGGCTCCTCTCATTCGGGACAACGACGGCGTAACTTCTG TTCGAAGTGGCTACCGAATCCAAGCCAACCAGCAGGACGACTCCATGAGAGTTCTCTATTACATGGAGAAAGAGCTGGCAAATTTCGATCCGGCGAGACCGGGAGAACAGAATAACAGATTTGAGAAAG CTTCGGCAATGAGTGAGATTAGTTCTCTGCACGATGACGAACGCAGGAACAACCTGCGAAACGACATGGGCCGCCTACGTAACCAGGGCATGACTCCCATCCGGGATGTTGAAGAGGAAAGCCTGCTTGGCAGTGAATACAGGCGCCCCCCATCCTCAAGGCAAGACCCATATGACGATAGGTTCCGCGGGGGTCCGCCTTTAGAGAGACGCGGGCGCGCCCATTCTGTGGATGACCTGGACGATTACGACAGAAGAGATCGCTATGCACACCGCGACCAGCCCCCTGACAACCGTAACCGCGTAAGGCGTAACTCTGACGATGACCATAGCAGCCGGGGCTACGGTAGAGGCAACCAAAGTCGCTCCCCTGACCCACGCGATGATTACTACGGAGGAAGGAGGAGCCGGAGCAGAGACGACCTGAGCGACCTAGACCGACATCCTCGGGATCAAGAGTACGACGACCGCTTTCTGGAGGACGTTCTGAGGAGGAAACAGCAGAGGGCAGGAAGCAGGGACGGCCTGGACAACGTCGGAAGGAACGGTCGCTCAGACGGGAGAAAGAATCGCAATGATGATGATGGTTTCCCTCCTCCGCCACCTCCTTACACTGAAACGGAGTCTGTGTCCTCCAGAGGGAAGAAGTTGAAAAGG gGCGAAGCTTTAAGCCGCGAGAGTTTGATCGTTTAA
- the lsr gene encoding lipolysis-stimulated lipoprotein receptor isoform X1 produces MEGTAIPALIGCLVLLSGSSHGIQVTVQNPFNVVILFQPITLKCTYQTSSTQPPIVMWKYKSFCRDRLTDALNPASQDAQINSQLQQNNPGFNPYVECQDSSRTVRIVATKQGSSVTLGDFYQGRRITITNTADLTIEQTAWGDSGVYYCSVISNQDLGGNNEAYSELLVLDWLFVVLVVLGGFLVFLLIGVCWCQCCPHTCCCYVRCPCCPEKCCCPRALYEAGKAATAGAPSIYAPSVYAPSMYSHPSQVKIPPPGSVIQMGPVPPMYNGYGMDYDAASSVGGHSSQAPLIRDNDGVTSVRSGYRIQANQQDDSMRVLYYMEKELANFDPARPGEQNNRFEKASAMSEISSLHDDERRNNLRNDMGRLRNQGMTPIRDVEEESLLGSEYRRPPSSRQDPYDDRFRGGPPLERRGRAHSVDDLDDYDRRDRYAHRDQPPDNRNRVRRNSDDDHSSRGYGRGNQSRSPDPRDDYYGGRRSRSRDDLSDLDRHPRDQEYDDRFLEDVLRRKQQRAGSRDGLDNVGRNGRSDGRKNRNDDDGFPPPPPPYTETESVSSRGKKLKRGEALSRESLIV; encoded by the exons ATGGAAGGGACTGCGATTCCCGCCCTTATAGGTTGCTTGGTCCTGCTTTCAG GGTCGTCCCATGGAATTCAAGTTACCGTGCAAAACCCCTTCAACGTGGTCATTTTATTCCAGCCAATCACCTTAAAGTGCACTTACCAAACCTCCTCCACGCAGCCGCCAATCGTGATGTGGAAATACAAGTCGTTCTGTCGTGATCGCCTGACGGACGCTCTCAACCCGGCGAGCCAAGATGCGCAGATCAATAGCCAGCTGCAGCAGAATAACCCCGGCTTCAACCCCTACGTGGAGTGTCAGGACAGTTCCAGGACGGTGAGGATCGTGGCCACCAAGCAAGGGAGCAGCGTCACACTGGGAGACTTCTACCAAGGGCGGAGAATCACAATAACCAACA CCGCAGATCTGACCATTGAGCAGACAGCATGGGGCGACAGCGGCGTGTATTACTGCTCCGTTATATCCAATCAGGATCTCGGAGGGAATAACGAGGCCTACTCTGAGCTTTTGGTACTGG ACTGGCTCTTCGTCGTTCTTGTGGTCCTTGGCGGCTTCCTTGTTTTTCTGCTCATTGGAGTTTGCTGGTGCCAGTGCTGCCCACACACCTGCTGCTGTTACGTGCGCTGCCCGTGTTGCCCGGAGAAATGCTGCTGCCCTCGAGCAT TGTATGAAGCAGGAAAGGCAGCTACTGCCGGAGCCCCTAGTATCTATGCTCCCAGTGTCTATGCCCCATCAATGTACTCCCATCCAAGCCAAGTGAAGATACCCCCGCCAGGTTCTGTGATCCAGATGGGACCAGTGCCGCCCATGTACAATGGATATGGAATGGATTATGATGCAGCAAGTTCAG tgggCGGACACAGCTCCCAGGCTCCTCTCATTCGGGACAACGACGGCGTAACTTCTG TTCGAAGTGGCTACCGAATCCAAGCCAACCAGCAGGACGACTCCATGAGAGTTCTCTATTACATGGAGAAAGAGCTGGCAAATTTCGATCCGGCGAGACCGGGAGAACAGAATAACAGATTTGAGAAAG CTTCGGCAATGAGTGAGATTAGTTCTCTGCACGATGACGAACGCAGGAACAACCTGCGAAACGACATGGGCCGCCTACGTAACCAGGGCATGACTCCCATCCGGGATGTTGAAGAGGAAAGCCTGCTTGGCAGTGAATACAGGCGCCCCCCATCCTCAAGGCAAGACCCATATGACGATAGGTTCCGCGGGGGTCCGCCTTTAGAGAGACGCGGGCGCGCCCATTCTGTGGATGACCTGGACGATTACGACAGAAGAGATCGCTATGCACACCGCGACCAGCCCCCTGACAACCGTAACCGCGTAAGGCGTAACTCTGACGATGACCATAGCAGCCGGGGCTACGGTAGAGGCAACCAAAGTCGCTCCCCTGACCCACGCGATGATTACTACGGAGGAAGGAGGAGCCGGAGCAGAGACGACCTGAGCGACCTAGACCGACATCCTCGGGATCAAGAGTACGACGACCGCTTTCTGGAGGACGTTCTGAGGAGGAAACAGCAGAGGGCAGGAAGCAGGGACGGCCTGGACAACGTCGGAAGGAACGGTCGCTCAGACGGGAGAAAGAATCGCAATGATGATGATGGTTTCCCTCCTCCGCCACCTCCTTACACTGAAACGGAGTCTGTGTCCTCCAGAGGGAAGAAGTTGAAAAGG gGCGAAGCTTTAAGCCGCGAGAGTTTGATCGTTTAA